The Butyrivibrio sp. AE3004 genome contains a region encoding:
- a CDS encoding leucine-rich repeat protein has product MKKRKRLFSIVCAAVLAVSGFSFSGFDGTYLTAHADVETTLQADIVYEENGTDFAANDATTHSLSAGLIQWSEKDDVYVSVNDTLYKPSYNWSLTNGAASLFEIVGSTTGKNVQVKVKNGASLGDRLYYSDRLVLMATTADKSVEIDGCNVILTIYSDKFPDLDKVQFDHYKTYFDKNHTSSTFTISGLDDAYVSKLTWDFADEGAKDFFTLSANGKTATVTLSKDAEKNWKAYYESEDNYYTWIACYLESEGSAEKQMLKEAPIIYYPDGIKFDDVELTISEDEQGEDTIVEYDFEESEQTTLYAGYSDPVLKDYVNNPSYKWSLNAEASKYFDIITPATGSSIKVKAKDNANALLGDELSATGQLILTAKSDSFPGTRSKVIDLIVRKYVACDISPEELNFSEQHNSRKVTFTSDAISDMKSVYCKLEGDSYVSDVFSISTNGADTTVTLKPGAADLVTKKCEVYTSDAGKYYEACLSYYMKSKTGKTEINIANVWLFFHLNKLYEAKYSPDEIYFKEGVAGEKKLTLDVEHNASENIQYEWSLNEDDEEALKNISLAPNKNTVLVKYSGEKTDDWFRVFCRIKVNGKYAPLSKDNVIIRINDTGKGDDNKSGNSGDNKGGNTGNNNPGGDSNKNQNPNNNTPQNPDGNSSQGNSNGGDNAQNPGVSPAAEGSVVSPSDSGTNGKFVVTSSDKNSAAVSYNAVSNKKAKKVSIPSTVKDANGVEYKVTTIGTGALKKNKKVKTVIIPSTITLIKEKAFNGCKKLGNITIHANTALKIESGAFKNIKKGATFTIYAKDKKTYKNIVKSLKKAGATGCKFKFKKG; this is encoded by the coding sequence ATGAAGAAAAGGAAACGATTGTTTTCTATTGTTTGCGCTGCCGTTCTGGCAGTGTCAGGTTTCAGTTTTTCAGGTTTTGATGGTACATATCTTACGGCACATGCTGATGTAGAAACGACTCTGCAGGCGGACATTGTCTATGAAGAAAATGGTACAGATTTTGCTGCAAATGATGCTACTACACATAGTTTAAGCGCTGGGCTTATACAGTGGAGTGAGAAAGATGATGTGTATGTTTCCGTAAATGACACGCTGTATAAGCCATCTTACAATTGGTCACTTACAAACGGTGCCGCCAGTCTGTTTGAAATAGTGGGTTCAACTACCGGAAAAAATGTCCAGGTAAAGGTAAAGAATGGGGCTTCACTCGGTGACAGATTATATTATTCTGACCGGCTGGTGCTTATGGCCACAACAGCGGATAAAAGTGTGGAGATTGATGGATGTAATGTCATTTTAACAATATACTCTGACAAATTTCCTGATTTAGATAAAGTCCAATTTGATCATTATAAAACGTATTTTGATAAAAATCATACTTCCAGTACCTTTACAATATCGGGATTGGATGACGCATATGTCAGCAAGCTGACATGGGATTTTGCTGATGAAGGTGCAAAAGATTTCTTTACTCTCTCAGCTAATGGGAAAACAGCAACCGTCACTCTTTCAAAAGATGCTGAAAAGAACTGGAAAGCATATTATGAATCTGAAGACAATTATTATACCTGGATAGCCTGCTATTTGGAATCGGAGGGTTCAGCTGAAAAGCAAATGCTTAAGGAAGCACCAATTATTTATTATCCGGACGGTATTAAATTTGATGATGTTGAGCTCACGATAAGCGAAGATGAGCAGGGCGAAGATACCATAGTGGAGTATGATTTTGAAGAAAGCGAGCAGACTACTTTATATGCAGGTTATAGTGATCCAGTTTTAAAGGACTATGTTAATAATCCTTCTTATAAGTGGAGTCTTAATGCAGAGGCTTCTAAATATTTTGATATTATTACGCCTGCCACAGGTTCATCCATTAAGGTAAAAGCGAAAGATAACGCAAATGCACTTCTTGGTGACGAGCTAAGTGCCACCGGACAGCTGATACTCACAGCTAAAAGTGATAGTTTTCCAGGGACACGTTCAAAGGTTATAGATCTGATTGTAAGAAAATATGTAGCTTGTGATATAAGCCCTGAAGAACTTAACTTTAGTGAGCAGCATAATTCACGTAAAGTCACATTTACTAGTGATGCTATCTCTGATATGAAATCAGTTTATTGCAAGCTGGAAGGGGATAGTTATGTATCAGATGTATTCTCTATTTCAACTAATGGTGCTGATACAACAGTAACCCTTAAACCCGGAGCTGCAGACTTAGTAACAAAAAAATGCGAAGTTTACACAAGCGACGCAGGAAAATATTATGAGGCATGTCTTTCATACTATATGAAATCAAAAACCGGAAAGACAGAAATAAATATCGCGAATGTGTGGTTATTTTTCCATTTGAATAAGCTCTATGAGGCTAAATATTCACCTGATGAAATATATTTTAAAGAAGGTGTTGCCGGAGAGAAAAAGCTTACACTGGATGTAGAGCACAATGCCTCAGAGAATATACAATATGAGTGGAGCCTTAATGAAGATGATGAAGAAGCATTGAAGAATATTTCGCTGGCTCCGAATAAGAATACGGTATTAGTAAAATACAGCGGAGAAAAAACAGATGATTGGTTTAGGGTATTCTGCAGAATAAAGGTAAATGGTAAATATGCGCCATTATCCAAGGACAATGTAATTATCAGAATTAATGATACAGGCAAAGGAGATGATAACAAATCTGGTAACTCAGGGGATAATAAAGGAGGAAACACAGGAAATAATAATCCCGGTGGCGATAGCAACAAAAACCAGAATCCGAATAACAACACACCGCAGAATCCCGACGGTAACTCTTCACAGGGAAATTCTAATGGAGGAGATAATGCGCAGAATCCGGGAGTTTCACCTGCAGCAGAAGGTTCAGTAGTTTCTCCTTCTGATTCCGGAACAAACGGAAAATTTGTTGTAACCTCTTCAGACAAGAATTCTGCTGCAGTTTCCTACAATGCAGTTTCCAATAAAAAGGCAAAGAAGGTATCAATACCTTCTACAGTTAAAGATGCAAACGGTGTCGAATACAAGGTTACAACTATAGGAACCGGAGCGTTAAAGAAAAACAAGAAGGTTAAAACCGTTATTATACCTTCAACAATAACACTGATAAAAGAAAAAGCATTTAATGGCTGCAAAAAGCTTGGAAACATAACCATTCATGCGAATACAGCTTTGAAGATTGAGAGCGGTGCCTTTAAGAATATTAAAAAAGGTGCAACCTTTACTATTTATGCTAAGGATAAGAAAACCTACAAAAATATAGTTAAGAGTCTCAAAAAAGCCGGTGCAACAGGATGCAAATTTAAATTTAAAAAGGGATGA
- a CDS encoding zinc finger Ran-binding domain-containing protein has product MGEKIVMGYWDCPFCGSTGIPGTTYDCPNCGRQRGKETKFYMKEGTVEYVPGHKVSGADWYCDYCGALNSAERTTCENCGSQRDESKEDYFSLKEPKTDNFNNNFNNTESSTSNEKKSASKFITFGIIALIILMVILISRFLSRPKDSTFLVQSMSWENSIKIEENKTFRESDWKLPDGARLAYTKSEIRSYESVLDHYESVTKSRQVQDGGHYETSYSDNGDGSFTEHSTFVPDYTTEYYTEEEPVYRKEPVYDTKYYYDIDKWVDSRTETSSGNDKNPYWPDLNLTEKEREAGRSSTYSMSGELTYKSLRKYKTKTVKYTIDEAMWKAIDIGQTISLTLKNGKITAWQYE; this is encoded by the coding sequence ATGGGAGAAAAAATCGTAATGGGTTACTGGGACTGTCCGTTTTGTGGCAGCACTGGAATACCCGGAACCACATATGACTGTCCTAACTGTGGAAGGCAGAGGGGCAAGGAAACCAAGTTTTACATGAAGGAGGGAACTGTTGAATATGTTCCGGGGCATAAAGTCAGCGGTGCTGACTGGTACTGCGATTACTGCGGTGCGCTTAATTCTGCGGAAAGGACTACATGTGAAAACTGCGGTTCTCAAAGGGATGAGAGTAAAGAGGACTATTTTTCTTTAAAAGAACCTAAAACAGACAATTTTAATAACAACTTTAATAATACGGAATCCTCTACCTCTAATGAAAAAAAGTCAGCGTCAAAGTTTATAACATTCGGGATTATTGCTCTTATTATCCTGATGGTAATCCTGATAAGCAGATTTTTGTCAAGACCTAAAGACTCCACCTTTTTAGTCCAGAGTATGTCTTGGGAGAATTCCATAAAAATCGAGGAGAACAAGACTTTTCGGGAATCGGACTGGAAGCTTCCGGATGGCGCAAGACTTGCTTATACCAAATCTGAAATCCGCAGTTACGAATCAGTTCTTGACCATTATGAGTCTGTTACCAAATCCAGACAGGTTCAGGACGGCGGCCATTATGAAACAAGCTATTCTGATAACGGAGATGGTTCTTTTACCGAACATTCCACATTTGTACCGGATTACACAACGGAATACTATACAGAGGAAGAACCTGTTTACCGTAAGGAACCTGTTTATGATACAAAATATTATTATGATATAGATAAATGGGTAGATTCAAGAACAGAAACGTCTTCCGGTAATGATAAGAATCCCTATTGGCCGGATCTAAACCTCACTGAGAAAGAACGAGAAGCCGGTCGCTCATCCACCTATTCCATGAGTGGAGAACTAACTTATAAATCTTTAAGAAAATACAAAACGAAAACCGTAAAATATACCATAGACGAAGCTATGTGGAAAGCTATTGATATCGGTCAGACAATAAGTTTGACCCTCAAGAATGGCAAAATCACAGCATGGCAATATGAATAA
- a CDS encoding LacI family DNA-binding transcriptional regulator, with translation MKDVAREAGVALGTVSKVINHKPVGEEYEKKVLAAIKKLNYRVNSYAQGLKASRTHTAAVLIPNTTHPYFGHLANCLNSSLSARGYRCLMFCTDYDPSLETEFVNLALQHKVDGIIGLTYNTNLVVPDEVSFVSIDRIINTHTPCVSSDNFAGGQLAAEKLHALGCKKVLFIRMWSAINGETYKRLSGFEYGCRSYNLPCESHTLIDTHVINETKAVLAKYLEPLFKGQCAYDGIFCGTDLLALLVRDILVSFGLSVPGDVEIIGFDGIKDFATEEYVCSTIVQPVEDIAEAAVDLLLRDNLDTTPPLLCLPVTFGEGKTTSS, from the coding sequence ATTAAGGACGTTGCCCGGGAAGCCGGGGTCGCTCTTGGAACAGTTTCCAAGGTTATAAACCACAAACCGGTTGGTGAAGAGTATGAAAAGAAGGTACTTGCAGCCATAAAAAAGCTGAACTACCGCGTTAACAGCTATGCCCAGGGGCTTAAAGCAAGTCGCACCCACACCGCAGCTGTTCTTATTCCAAATACCACGCACCCCTACTTTGGGCATCTGGCAAACTGTCTCAATAGTTCGCTCTCCGCAAGGGGCTATCGCTGTCTTATGTTCTGCACAGATTATGACCCTTCTCTGGAAACAGAATTTGTTAATCTCGCCCTGCAACATAAAGTTGACGGAATCATAGGACTTACCTATAACACTAATCTGGTAGTTCCCGATGAAGTTTCTTTCGTATCAATAGACAGGATTATTAACACTCATACCCCCTGCGTTTCCAGCGATAATTTTGCAGGTGGACAGCTTGCAGCTGAAAAACTGCATGCACTTGGCTGCAAGAAGGTACTATTTATCCGTATGTGGTCAGCAATCAACGGTGAAACCTATAAAAGATTGTCCGGTTTTGAATACGGATGCCGGTCATATAACCTTCCCTGTGAAAGCCACACATTAATAGATACCCATGTAATAAATGAAACCAAAGCTGTTCTTGCAAAATATCTTGAACCACTGTTTAAAGGCCAATGTGCCTATGATGGTATTTTTTGCGGCACGGATCTTCTTGCACTTTTGGTCAGAGATATTCTGGTATCTTTTGGTCTGTCAGTTCCGGGAGATGTGGAGATTATAGGTTTCGATGGCATAAAGGATTTTGCCACCGAAGAATATGTTTGTTCTACCATAGTACAGCCTGTAGAAGATATAGCTGAAGCAGCCGTAGATCTTCTGCTCCGAGACAATCTTGATACCACTCCGCCGCTGCTTTGCCTTCCTGTCACTTTCGGTGAAGGAAAAACTACCAGCAGTTAA
- a CDS encoding histidine phosphatase family protein: MGHFYFIRHGQTVWNVENKICGATDIELTELGHQQAIETGKRIIETGIKADEILTSPLVRASETARHISEITGIPMRIEPRLIEQNFGKYESTARDGREFHEAKKDMASRFGTGESMLHLAQRIYNLLDDIKEDDKTYILVAHNGISRILESYFREMDNEEFSSFGIKNCEIKRYDF, encoded by the coding sequence ATGGGACATTTTTATTTTATTAGGCATGGACAGACAGTATGGAATGTTGAAAACAAGATATGCGGGGCAACAGATATAGAATTGACGGAACTTGGACACCAACAGGCTATTGAGACGGGAAAAAGGATTATTGAAACCGGAATTAAGGCTGATGAGATTCTTACTTCACCTCTTGTCAGAGCATCCGAGACAGCCAGACATATATCGGAGATTACTGGGATTCCTATGCGGATAGAACCAAGGCTCATTGAACAGAACTTTGGAAAATATGAATCTACTGCCAGAGATGGCAGGGAATTTCATGAAGCCAAGAAAGACATGGCGAGCAGATTTGGAACCGGGGAATCCATGCTTCACCTGGCACAGAGAATATACAATCTTCTTGATGATATTAAAGAAGATGATAAGACATATATCCTTGTAGCGCATAATGGAATATCAAGGATATTGGAATCATATTTCAGAGAGATGGATAATGAAGAATTCTCTTCGTTTGGCATAAAGAACTGTGAGATAAAACGATACGATTTTTAA
- a CDS encoding CPBP family intramembrane glutamic endopeptidase, translating to MTKNYLELYGKRICMIAAFYLINFGLWEIIAPIISGEWASFMVYVLLFVFVIFMFHKELKKELVEIANTKLKDRSFYLRWLIVLAIDLMLTMVVLWLANTYCNAILPVNNENVKNQLNAVPVSLGVIQGCLFAPVIEEMVFRYSIIGKPKSKSMWIIFSIISIVLFDCIHIVATLEFFYYLTPAIFLTLFYDWNKNVLASILLHSSINIVGYLALLVGVL from the coding sequence ATGACGAAAAACTATCTTGAATTATATGGTAAAAGAATATGCATGATAGCCGCATTCTATTTGATAAATTTTGGGTTATGGGAAATTATTGCACCAATCATTTCCGGTGAATGGGCTTCATTTATGGTATATGTTTTACTCTTTGTGTTTGTGATATTTATGTTTCATAAGGAGCTTAAAAAGGAATTGGTTGAAATTGCCAATACAAAATTGAAGGACAGGAGTTTTTACCTAAGATGGCTGATTGTTCTGGCAATTGATTTAATGCTTACAATGGTTGTTCTCTGGTTAGCTAATACTTATTGTAATGCTATTTTGCCGGTTAATAATGAGAACGTAAAAAACCAGCTGAATGCTGTTCCCGTGTCATTGGGTGTGATACAGGGCTGTTTATTTGCACCTGTGATTGAAGAGATGGTGTTTCGCTACAGTATTATTGGCAAACCGAAAAGTAAATCCATGTGGATTATTTTTTCAATAATATCCATTGTTTTATTTGATTGCATTCATATCGTAGCCACATTGGAGTTCTTCTATTATTTGACTCCTGCAATTTTTTTAACACTGTTCTATGACTGGAATAAAAACGTTTTAGCATCGATATTGCTGCATTCGTCGATTAATATTGTTGGATATTTGGCATTATTAGTAGGGGTATTGTGA
- the bcp gene encoding thioredoxin-dependent thiol peroxidase, giving the protein MLEIGTKAPSFELPDQNGVMHSLEEYKGKKVILYFYPKDNTAGCTKQACGFSERYPQFTEKGAVVLGVSKDTVASHKKFEEKNGLAFTLLADPERKVIEAYDVWKEKKNYGKVSMGVVRTTYLIDEEGIIIRANDKVKAADDPEKMLGEL; this is encoded by the coding sequence ATGCTCGAGATAGGAACAAAAGCGCCGTCATTTGAACTCCCTGATCAGAACGGGGTAATGCATTCACTGGAAGAATACAAAGGCAAGAAGGTTATCCTGTATTTTTATCCAAAAGATAATACTGCCGGATGCACTAAGCAGGCATGTGGATTTTCAGAGAGATATCCGCAATTTACGGAAAAAGGGGCAGTGGTGCTTGGAGTGAGTAAGGATACGGTTGCTTCGCATAAGAAGTTTGAGGAAAAGAATGGGCTTGCTTTCACACTTCTTGCGGATCCTGAACGCAAGGTAATTGAAGCTTATGATGTGTGGAAAGAGAAAAAGAATTATGGCAAGGTTTCTATGGGTGTTGTGCGAACCACGTATCTGATTGACGAAGAAGGAATAATAATCAGGGCTAACGATAAAGTAAAAGCAGCTGATGATCCCGAAAAGATGCTTGGGGAACTATGA
- a CDS encoding M56 family metallopeptidase produces MGTIFIKVIEMSVAATFLMLAVILLRIPLKKAPKWFMGVLWAIVALRLILPFQIEADFGLLPNIGGMIEKYIYGSGNGSQVTEVVQHDYQPSSSIQPGWMEGIDENEVIVPETADEEIEYLPSEEITTVDTASYDNMTFRKDLFIRLQMIWMFGGLLVLGYAVLSYISIKKKTRVSIRMKGSDNAFVCDEIDTPFILGVFRPVIYLPSGLDDETVRNVLAHEKAHILRHDHIRKQFGFLLLAIYWFNPLVWISYALFCKDIELSCDEKVISHMSLDEKKSYATSLLLCSTHRRFVLAYPLAFGEVGVGTRVKQIFNYKKPTFWLIVMLVLMCAGLSTCFFTSVAGDGADEATVSGQDEKAEDANEADVLNVKQTRDSLVRQWCEDFMDRNAEGIVNACTEEVQQTLIEEQLLLRDEDGDSFGWSSPWPGMLTGDISGPVSYSVLYGGIGNKGIEIIYRATDSEPHLYMWKEYLGIEVDENGDLKITSEEFKEMTDIENYDDFMDAYYSGITIDEMDYSRNGLGEDLNQNAKEDTNGLYAKLFDPVSSARHLLNLSEDRSKVAVTAGEDTEDGKLVSISFIDDNVAVNMLMIQPWGSDGIYVPVQCDFDESVSWDSVDEEVSYIIENSDGAHSDSNGNVNSTELPNYIKGSGEKFINLPFSDGEDYFENAHEHKSMTDGYSEEADLNGDGKKEKIKVIDLGYQGGDGGYEPHVYGLDGKEIALPADTRQEPFSLKWTNGNVDVIWDDMVIASLTKAQVRELYLEKGYTEDELENLEDMFNEDEVIVGDDASGFVIGDKDGKPELIVKYLLSGKQGHADTFGYVLLHLTLNEDGTWNETPEYVTDLD; encoded by the coding sequence ATGGGGACGATTTTTATAAAAGTAATTGAAATGAGTGTGGCAGCAACTTTTCTGATGCTTGCAGTAATACTACTTAGAATACCACTTAAGAAAGCGCCTAAGTGGTTCATGGGTGTGCTGTGGGCAATAGTTGCGTTACGGTTGATTTTGCCTTTTCAGATTGAGGCTGATTTTGGGCTTCTCCCCAACATCGGTGGCATGATAGAAAAATACATTTATGGAAGTGGTAATGGCAGTCAGGTGACAGAGGTTGTCCAGCATGACTATCAGCCTTCTTCTTCAATACAGCCGGGATGGATGGAAGGAATAGATGAAAATGAAGTTATCGTACCTGAAACTGCTGATGAAGAAATAGAGTACCTTCCAAGTGAAGAAATCACAACGGTTGACACGGCAAGCTATGACAATATGACATTCAGAAAAGATCTTTTTATCAGACTTCAGATGATCTGGATGTTTGGAGGATTACTCGTTCTTGGTTATGCAGTTCTCAGCTATATATCCATTAAAAAGAAGACACGGGTTTCCATCAGGATGAAAGGCAGTGATAATGCATTTGTCTGTGACGAGATAGACACACCATTTATTCTTGGAGTTTTTAGACCTGTGATATACCTGCCATCAGGGCTTGATGATGAGACAGTAAGGAACGTGCTTGCCCATGAAAAAGCTCATATATTAAGGCACGATCACATAAGAAAACAGTTTGGATTTTTACTGCTTGCTATTTACTGGTTTAATCCTCTTGTGTGGATTTCCTACGCACTTTTCTGTAAAGACATTGAACTTTCCTGTGACGAAAAGGTCATAAGTCACATGTCATTGGATGAGAAAAAATCCTATGCAACATCGCTCCTTCTTTGCAGCACCCATAGGAGATTTGTTCTGGCGTATCCTCTTGCGTTTGGTGAAGTGGGAGTCGGAACAAGGGTTAAACAAATCTTTAATTATAAAAAGCCTACCTTCTGGCTTATTGTGATGCTGGTGTTAATGTGTGCGGGGCTTTCAACCTGTTTCTTTACAAGCGTTGCAGGTGATGGTGCTGATGAAGCTACAGTATCTGGACAGGATGAGAAAGCAGAAGATGCAAACGAGGCAGATGTTTTAAATGTTAAGCAGACGAGAGACAGCCTGGTAAGACAATGGTGTGAGGATTTTATGGACAGGAATGCGGAAGGTATTGTGAATGCCTGCACCGAAGAAGTTCAGCAGACTCTCATCGAAGAGCAGCTGCTTCTGAGGGATGAGGACGGCGACTCTTTTGGGTGGTCAAGTCCCTGGCCGGGAATGCTTACAGGAGATATAAGCGGACCTGTCAGCTATTCTGTACTCTATGGGGGTATAGGTAATAAGGGTATTGAGATTATTTATCGCGCAACAGATTCGGAGCCTCATCTGTATATGTGGAAGGAATACCTTGGCATAGAAGTGGATGAAAACGGAGATTTAAAAATCACCTCTGAAGAATTCAAAGAGATGACTGACATTGAAAACTATGATGATTTTATGGATGCCTATTATAGTGGCATTACCATTGACGAGATGGATTATTCCAGGAACGGTCTTGGTGAGGATCTAAACCAAAATGCAAAAGAGGATACAAATGGTCTTTACGCAAAACTTTTTGATCCGGTATCATCAGCAAGACATCTTCTTAATCTTTCAGAGGATAGGTCAAAGGTTGCAGTTACTGCCGGTGAAGATACAGAAGATGGCAAGCTTGTTTCGATATCCTTCATCGATGATAATGTAGCAGTCAATATGCTCATGATTCAGCCATGGGGAAGCGATGGTATCTATGTGCCTGTGCAGTGTGATTTTGATGAATCAGTCAGCTGGGATTCAGTTGATGAAGAGGTTTCATATATTATAGAGAACAGCGATGGGGCACACAGTGACTCAAATGGCAATGTGAATTCGACGGAGCTTCCTAACTACATAAAGGGCTCAGGAGAGAAGTTTATAAACCTTCCATTTTCAGATGGTGAGGATTACTTTGAGAATGCTCATGAACATAAATCCATGACTGATGGTTATTCGGAAGAAGCCGACCTAAACGGCGATGGAAAGAAGGAAAAGATAAAAGTAATCGACCTTGGATATCAGGGTGGTGACGGCGGTTATGAGCCACATGTCTATGGATTGGATGGAAAAGAGATCGCACTTCCTGCTGACACAAGGCAGGAGCCTTTTTCCTTAAAGTGGACAAATGGAAATGTTGATGTAATTTGGGATGATATGGTTATTGCATCTCTTACAAAGGCTCAGGTTCGTGAGCTGTATCTTGAAAAGGGCTACACTGAAGATGAGCTTGAGAATTTAGAGGACATGTTCAATGAGGACGAGGTTATTGTTGGTGATGATGCAAGCGGTTTTGTCATTGGAGATAAGGATGGCAAACCTGAACTTATCGTAAAATATTTGCTTTCAGGTAAGCAGGGACACGCAGATACTTTTGGATATGTTCTTTTGCATCTTACATTAAATGAGGATGGCACATGGAATGAGACACCTGAGTATGTGACAGATTTGGATTGA
- a CDS encoding IS91 family transposase → MKRNTLQDLFRDHYEEIQYTLHPRKTEMENIDKMINCGDPAYGGAMYGCPDCGTLKFVPFRCHSRFCPTCGAMYSQKRAQAMSFKLINCQHRHCVFTISKELRHYFLEDRDLLNCLFEATSSVINRMFYKINKSQNFTPGYILVLHTFGRPLEWNPHIHCLISEGGVGDTGFWRKVKFFSYPYMRHAFQTALLNLMEDRITDPNKKALFKKEKALSYKNQKEGFYVYGKPTLADRRTVAKYIGRYLGRPVIGLSRIDSYDKEHDTVTFHYNRHEDEVLVTETIPSMEFIKRLIQHIPEKDFKMIRYYGVYGRHRESDKKLYRLIHPSKKPFFKSFLQWRSGILSAFGYDPLSCPKCNSTMKFLELRFNHKRVSLEDLYEKTMGKCRPKSRAPSTKIGIVPSYSCA, encoded by the coding sequence ATGAAACGAAATACTCTACAAGATTTATTCCGCGATCATTATGAAGAAATTCAATATACTCTTCACCCCCGCAAGACCGAAATGGAAAACATCGATAAGATGATCAATTGCGGGGATCCTGCCTATGGCGGCGCCATGTACGGCTGCCCTGATTGTGGTACTCTCAAATTTGTTCCCTTTCGTTGTCATTCTAGATTCTGCCCTACATGTGGTGCCATGTATTCACAAAAGCGTGCTCAGGCTATGTCATTTAAGCTCATAAACTGTCAGCACCGTCACTGCGTATTCACCATATCAAAAGAATTACGCCATTACTTTCTCGAAGATCGTGACCTTCTTAATTGTCTTTTTGAAGCTACCAGCAGTGTTATTAACCGGATGTTCTACAAAATCAACAAGAGTCAGAACTTTACACCTGGTTACATCCTTGTTCTTCACACATTTGGTCGTCCTTTGGAATGGAATCCTCATATCCACTGCCTCATATCTGAAGGTGGTGTTGGAGACACCGGCTTCTGGCGCAAAGTAAAGTTCTTCAGTTACCCCTATATGCGCCATGCTTTTCAGACTGCTCTTCTGAATCTAATGGAAGATCGTATTACTGATCCCAATAAGAAAGCATTGTTTAAAAAAGAAAAAGCTCTCTCCTACAAAAATCAGAAAGAAGGCTTCTATGTCTATGGCAAACCCACTCTCGCTGACAGACGTACTGTTGCTAAATATATAGGCAGATATCTTGGTCGTCCTGTAATCGGGCTCTCAAGAATTGACTCTTATGATAAAGAGCATGATACTGTTACTTTCCACTACAACAGACATGAGGACGAAGTCCTTGTCACCGAGACCATACCTTCAATGGAATTCATCAAACGTCTTATACAGCACATACCAGAAAAAGACTTTAAGATGATACGTTATTATGGCGTGTATGGTCGTCATAGGGAGTCAGACAAAAAACTTTACCGTCTGATTCATCCTTCCAAAAAGCCATTCTTTAAATCATTCCTTCAATGGCGTTCAGGTATCCTGTCAGCATTCGGATATGATCCATTAAGTTGTCCCAAATGCAACAGCACCATGAAATTTCTTGAGTTGCGCTTCAACCACAAACGTGTTTCTCTCGAAGACTTATACGAAAAGACAATGGGAAAATGCCGTCCCAAGAGCAGAGCTCCGTCTACAAAAATCGGCATTGTTCCCTCGTATTCCTGCGCATGA
- a CDS encoding BlaI/MecI/CopY family transcriptional regulator, whose amino-acid sequence MAVELGDVQMQFAKLIWEKEPVGSGELVKLCADEFGWKKSTTYTVLKKLCEKGLFQNVDGVVTSMISEAEFYTRKSEEFVEETFGGSLPAFLAAFTSRQKLSKKELAEIKKIIDNAKE is encoded by the coding sequence ATGGCTGTTGAGTTAGGGGATGTTCAGATGCAGTTTGCAAAGCTTATCTGGGAGAAGGAGCCTGTTGGGTCAGGTGAACTGGTAAAGCTCTGTGCAGACGAGTTCGGGTGGAAAAAATCTACCACCTATACAGTTCTTAAGAAACTCTGCGAGAAGGGCTTGTTTCAAAATGTGGATGGAGTTGTCACTTCAATGATTTCCGAGGCAGAGTTTTATACGAGGAAAAGTGAAGAGTTTGTAGAGGAGACCTTTGGTGGATCGCTGCCTGCTTTCCTTGCGGCGTTCACATCTCGACAAAAACTGTCGAAAAAGGAACTTGCAGAGATAAAGAAGATAATTGATAACGCAAAGGAATGA